The Clostridia bacterium genome contains the following window.
CCAAAAAGTAATGGATCATTTCACCTGCCCTCGCAATGTGGGTGAGATTAAAGATGCAGATGGGATTGGCCAGGTCGGGAACCCAGTTTGCGGGGACATTATGCGCCTTTATATTAAGGTTGAAGGCGATATAATTAAGGACGTTAAGTTTAAGACTTTTGGTTGCGGCGCCGCTATCGCCACTAGTAGTATGGTTACGGAGATGGTTAAAGGTAAGAGCATTCAGGAGGCCTTAGCTATTTCTAACCGCGCTGTCGCCGAAGCTCTGGATGGGTTGCCTGCCAACAAGATGCATTGTTCCAATTTGGCGGCCGATGCGTTACATGCGGCAATTCGTGACTACCAACAGAGATTGGCCCGAGCCGGTTAATGCGTGAGCTAGCGAGGTGATCAGCATCATGGCTAAAGTAATGGTAGCTATGAGCGGCGGTGTGGATAGCTCCACCGCTGCTTTTTTGTTAAAGGAGGCCGGTCACGAGGTTGTAGGGGTTACCCTGGAGATATGGCCTCAAGATGCTCCACTACCGGCAGGAGAGGTAGGGTGTTGTTCCCTTCGGGCTGTCGAAGACGCCCGGAAAGTCGCTAACCATATTGGTATACCTCATTATGTTTTTAATT
Protein-coding sequences here:
- the nifU gene encoding Fe-S cluster assembly scaffold protein NifU, whose protein sequence is MYSQKVMDHFTCPRNVGEIKDADGIGQVGNPVCGDIMRLYIKVEGDIIKDVKFKTFGCGAAIATSSMVTEMVKGKSIQEALAISNRAVAEALDGLPANKMHCSNLAADALHAAIRDYQQRLARAG